The DNA window TGATTTGAAAGTCTGGTAGTGTATGATCCTCAGTCGTTTTGTGTATGataccccttttttttttttgctgtaacaATTTACAAAGTAAGCAATTGTATGACaagtgtatgttttttaaaatctgttcagattttAAATCATGTGTATTGTATTCCAGCCTATAGagattaaaataagttttaaaagcaaaactaGGGCTGGGGGCCTTCATATGTAGTTTTAGGCGATGGGGGGCCTCGAAAGATTAAGAACCCTCAACCACTTCACTTCTGTCACTTTTATAATAGCATACCATTCAATGACAATATTATGTTTACTAGATATCTCAAGGTGTTAGCGTGATCCAGCTTGACGGTGTTTTGCCATGGCGATGCGAGAGTTGGTGGAGGCGGAATGTGGGGGAGCCAATCCCCTCATGAAACTGACTGGTCACATGACCCAAGAGGGAGGGGCTTGGAGACACAGATCAACACCCACTGTAAGTCGCCAAATATTTTCTCtgttataaacaatatttaggACCGGAATTACACATCATTGTCTGTAATGCAAATACAGTGATTTGCATGGAATGTGATCTCGCTGTTTTTCAATGTTATGGTTATCACCCCACAGATTCCTCCTACTCCAATTGAAATAGCCACTGAAGAGGAGGTACGTGGTCTTACGGATATTTCAATGTATTATAGACCTGACGAGTTTTCCGAAGGCAAAGAGTTTATCATATTCTCTGTTCTCAATGTAATGATGTCTTTTTGTTTCGAAATGCAGCTGGTCAGTGAGTTTCTACAGGCCCCACAAAGACCTCCTCACAGTTTTGATATGGgtcaactgctggaggaaatGCAGCAGATAGATCAGCAGAGCTACAGACAGGCTCCACAGAGAGGTAGTctgcaaaaaacacacatagagCTCGATTTGAACACTTTTCTGTGTGCTGTAACTGTACGTATTCGTCCCCCAGCTCCTGACGTGGCTGCTCTGGCGCTGTCTGGAGATTGGGCGGCTGAGTTCCTGTCTAGTGCTGACTCCGCCGCTTCTTCTGGACAAGCTGGTCTGGATCCAGCTGATGCTGATTGGACCAGAGAATTCATCAATGAAGTGGCAGGTGAGTATATTTTTGATATGTGCTATTTTAGCCCAGATTTaatctgctttttaattttggcTGCCATTAGGTTTATTATTAATGGTGTTAGAAGCCATTAGGTACAGCTGATGATTCTTCGCTCGTCTTTGTCCAGCCGTCCTttcattttccacattttcactttttcatcaTCTTCGATTAAACCTGCACTATTCAGCTCCCTTCCTCCTGTCTTACAGACCCTGGCCGCTGGGCAGAAGAGTACCTGGAGCAGTCAGAGGAGAAGTTATGGCTGGGAGATTTAGGAGAAAGAGAACAAGACAAAGAATGGTATTTTATGTATCTTAAAAGAAAAGTATAGAAAGACTTCTCATAATAGCAATATGCACTGCTGTTTGGGGTCAGCaacttgatttgtttttgctgtatttttttgttagaatCATTATATCcttgattaaaattttttttttttatcccatcAGGACACAAGAATACCAGTCAGGTGAAGAACTACGGCAAACAGCAAATGAACTCCTTGCCAAAGTGGATGACCCTAAACTTCAAAACACAGAGGTGAGGGAAAGCGGAGGGTTTAACTGTTCTTTGAGCTGCACTTGAAACACTTTAGTCAAAGTTGCCGTATTCAGAGATGCATTAAACAAGCATAAAGATATTGCACCTAAAACACGAATTGTAAACGGCTTCTAAATTAATACCATTAATGAATAATCTCTTTCTCTGTACCAATTTGCTGTGTTGCTTGTCCACCTGCAAACGGCTATAAAGAATTCTATTACTTTGCAGAGAAATGGTTTATTCTGTAACGTTTATGAAACGCTGGTATCTTTGATTGTAGTGCTGTTACTTCGACTTATAAAAGCAGCAAACTAAGAGTCGAGGTAAAAAAATCACTCAAACACGGTTGctgtattttcaaaattttataaagagatttttttctgttgttagGACATTTGACTAAAGTTTGCTCTGCTTTCACCAATGTCACATCACAGAATTGATCTGTCACAAGGGCTCACTTAAAGTTCACCATCTGAGATGTAGCTAAGCTTGTTTCTgtatctgaacagatttggagatttTTAGCATTGGTGCAGTGCATGGGTGCTGTCaggatgagagtccaaacagctgacaaaaaatTTGACTCCAGTCTATCAATTactgtcttgtgaagtgaaaaactgTGTATGTAAGAAAGTCCATGGGCTCTTGTCCTTTCATTCCACTGTCAAATTAGATTAGAACTGTTTTGAACAGATTGTGTTTGTAAACGGTGTTTGATCTGAATTTAAAGTGaatcaaaaaagttaatcaaactTGCCCTTAGACAAGAaggcattttagttttttttagaaaggttaaattaatacattaaccTGTTTAGGTTCACTTTTGACTTGTGGCAGGTAATAAAGTGATATGACATTCATCTTATTTTCATGGATGTTTCCTTACTTTCTCAaatttttctctctttcgttTAACTCTGCTCATGCTTCATCATATAATTTGGGATACGTTATGCCTTTGGCTGTTATACCTTCCTCCTTGTGGTCTACTTGTGTCTGACCGTAACTGTCAAGAAGAAACCACTAGTggacgtgtgtgtgttcaaCGCCAATGTGTTTCCTTTTAGCAGTAGATGTGTAatagctgttgttgttgttgttgttgttattgtgtaGTTCCTGCGGTTCATTAGGCAGATTGGCGAGGGCAGTGTGACTGTGGAGGACAGAGCAGGAAAAGAGAACACTGATAAAGCACAGGCCAAGGAGGCACAGCACTGGGCCTCCAGCATTAACCAGGTACGAGCCCTTCCCAGTTCCTGCCGTAGAGGAAACACTGTGAAGGGTGACACTGCAGCCCCTTGGCAGCCATCTTGGCTCTTCTCAAGCCATAACTTAACCTTGAGCTGTGCGCTGCTgggttttaatataatttactcaTGACTCATACAGTTTTGGATagattcaatttaattaattaattgcagCCTTTTTGagcatataaaacattatatgctattatatatgtattatataacaaaaaacacagacTTTTGAGTAAATTGTGAAAAACAgcattctatttttattatagaaatgtttcgtgtttttataaacattttaaattacaaattacaattcaaatacagttaaaatagtttaatacaGTTTATTACAAAGCATTATGATACTGTggatttaaaaactatttccaAGTCATTGAGTTCTCTCAATCTTCACcctgttttatataaatatgtatttaaatatattggaaAGATCTCAGACTTTTAGAGCTCACTGTACGTCAAGCCAAGGAAAAATCACAATTCTCCTGGACTAGGTCTACGCTATGCTTGAAAACTGGCCCccgtttgtaaaaaaaaaaaaatgttatcttaTGGTTCAAACAAGCAATAGTTTAATTGTGATATTTCCTTCTTCCTTTTGTCGTGGTCGGACATCATGACATCTTTTAATCCCTTTTGATCCCGTCTTTGAACCTCCATCCGTACCTAAATTTCCCTATTATCCTTAACAATCTCACACCAATCGCATAAATACCCCTCCCTGTACCCTCTGTCCCATACTGGCTGCCCAGTTTCTGGAATCAGGGGAAGGGACTGTGCACGTGGAAACTCAAGAGGGCAAAGAGAAGAATGACAAAATTAAAGCTAAACAGGCAGAGCAATGGGCTACTATCGCGAGGCAGGTAGGACCCCCGATCATCTGGCAACCGTGTTGCAGTAGTCCTGCGATTTCTGTTATGTCTGTGATTTTTAGGCTTGTCATTTTCATTACGTTAACTAGCCCCTGCTGACCAAaccttttttgctttaaagagAGCAAACCGTTGCATTAATTTCATAGcgcttttaatgtaattatcgCTGCAAGACAGCAGGCCTGTAGAGCTAATGCCCTGCTCACACTGCTTTTCATTTGTGCCCAGCTACTGAAACCACTTTGACTTCCTGCAGTAGTGAAGGTACACTGAGCATTGcttgctatttttaaagtaGAGAGGAAAGGAAAGATGGATGAATGAgggtgagattttttttttttttcttcttctatcGGTCTCCCAAACCCTCTTTCTCGTTTTCCATTACATCCTTTCTTTATTCCTCCACTCTCATTCATCACAGTGTGtgttcttttttccccttcgCCTGAGTAGTGTTTAaggatttgcaggctctgtgATGTGTTCTCGAGGCTGCTAACAGCCTGGCATGTCACTGTGCTCGTTAGGTTTCGGCAGAGTCTGCAGAATCTTGGGTAGATGAATTCACTGCTTACGGGCCAGACTTCCAGCAGGCCAAAGCAGCGGTCGAGGTGAGACAGACTAAACACTTGCACATGTTTACACGAACTTCAGTGTGGCACTGTTGCATTCACTGGTgcttgtgtgttgtgtgtgagtTCAGAGTGATGTTGATTTCTGGGAGAAGCTCCAGCAGGAATGGGAGGAAATGGCGAAGAGGGATGCCGAAGCTCACCCTTGGCTCTCTGATTTCGACCAGATGCTCAGCAGCTCTTATGACAAGGTATCTGGATATTGTTCATCTGTGCCCGCTTGCGTTATGGACACTTCCGCTTAATTAAAAGGCACTAGGCTGTACTTCATTACAGTTTATACGACGGTTAATTCCAGACTGATTCTGCTTTGGCTTCACTTAGAgctattttcataaaaaatgaaataaaacgaaaacaacttatttttaaaCGGTTGTTTAAAAGCGATATCACACATGATCATAAATCGTGGCGTTACCTCTGGACGATATTCAGACGAACGTTAAATGCTCTATATTAGtactgttaaataattaatcGTGGTTAATCtcacacaaatgaaaataattgtgtgttctgtgtatattgtgtgtgtatatatgagtatatattaaaaaaaaattgcatgcatttacatctatatttataatcataatttctattagaaatatatttattatataacagtagcatgtgtatttatatataaataatatatacacactaaacacacacacacacattatgtaaatgaaatttattttgtatatgatTATTTGttctaaaaacagctaaaaacaccactgttcaaaggtttttttaatgttattgaaagaagtctctttgtTTACcagggtgcatttatttgatttaaaaaaaacagtaatattgtgaaatattagtttcagttaaaataaatgttttctattttatcatATATTCAAATTTCCTGTTACGTGTCAACAAGGGATATCAGTTTGAAGAAGACAACCCCTACCTGTCCCACGACGATCCGTTTGCTGAGGGTGTGAAGAGGATGGAGGCGGGGGACATCCCTGGAGCCGTCCGTCTCTTTGAGAGCGCGGTTCAGAGAGAGCCAGAAAACCAGCTGGTCAGAGCTTCATACGTATAGTCCCGACATCCAAAAACTGATGATACATTTTGTCTCTAGGGATTCTAACGGTGTTCTGCTTTCTTGTTTGCCTTTGTGAAATGCTGACCGTGTGTGATGATGCTGCAGGCTTGGCAATATCTGGGCACCTGCCAGGCAGAGAACGAACAAGAGTTTGCCGCTATCAGCGCCCTCCGCAGGTGAGAAGCATAACAACAACCTTACTGTGCGCACAGCAATTCAATTCTCTACGAAAAATCTGCTTCCGCCGCTTTTTAAAACTCAAGTCTCAATTGCTTTTAGATGTATTGAACTGAAAAAGGACAATCTGACGGCTCTCATGGCTTTAGCTGTGAGCTTCACCAATGAGTCGCTGCACAGACAGGCCTGCGAGACGCTCCGTGATTGGTTGAGGCACAATCCTAAATACCGGCCTATCCTTGAGCAGCACGAACGAGAGAAGGAGCGGGAGAGTGCgagggagagggagaaagagagggagagatttGGATCCCTTCTGCCAGAGTAAGAGGTTTCCTTAATGTTGTGGAGAAACACTGTGGATTTAAAACAAGTACACTACATGATGGCTGACACTGCATTTTGCACCAGACACACCACACTGAAATCTCACTGAAGTATGGCTCCTCGTGTCAAGATTTGTGTAAAgacattaaaacttttttttctagtaAGGTTGCATTTAACTACACAAAACGACAAAGACATATATAAAGATTTGATTCAAATAACTGCTTTTCTTTCGAACTTCCCGTTCATTGAGGAATCcaaaaaatgtatcagttttcacaaaaatatattaagcagcaaccgttttcaacattgacatTAGTTAGAAAGGTTTCTTGATTACCCAATCTGCATTTaagaattatttctgaacaatcatatgacactgaagaccgaaGCAGTGCTGAAAAttaattaagctttttttgtgtttatgtggaACTTAAATGTTGGAAATTacatgcaaaatgcattatggAGAAGCATTATGGAAATTTTGAAAATAGAAGGcagcattttgcatttattgtgGGTGGACAGATGGTTAGGACACCGTGTAAACGCTATGGTAACATTGAGCGacaaatttataaatgtatgacTTTACCTTGTATTAAACCCAGAATTCATGATGTTCATGATTGTGTAACACTGAGGACTGATCAGACGGAAGCAGCCGCAGCaacctgtttttaatttattttttacattaatgtgaGACATGCATAACTGACTGGACAGGGCATTGTAACCAAGCAACAGATTTACATTTGTCACCAATCATAAGCAGGCAGTGCTCTAAAAATACACAGTCTGACGCAAACACAGGTGTGGAGTTCAATGTGCAGACAGCAGTGTAAGTAGCTGCATACGCTCTGCTTTAATCAGTTGAGAGTGCaggtattaaaatatgtttttgattatGCACTgcaagattatttaaaaaaaaaaattctacttaaCATATtatactgttttctttttctgcggAGCATAAAACAAGGattttttaagaatattctTGTGTCTCTGCTCCAAGTAATTTATGTACATAAAGATCAATAACGACAAAAAAGATCATAAAATTGTCCCTATCACTTTTGAGTAATAGGCTAATCCATTTTTCACTTGTTGTTCGTCTTCCTAGGGCACTGTTTAATGAAGTGCAGACACTGTTTCTGAATGCAGCGGCCGCTGACCCCACACAGGTGGACCCTGAGCTGCAGTGTGGGCTGGGCGTTCTCTTCAACCTGAGCGGAGAGTATGACAAGGCTGTGGACTGCTTCTCTGCCGCCCTGTCCGTGATGCCACAGGTTGGTTCTTTCACACGTAGaaatagttctcccaaaaagtTTATTTACCCTATAATCTACTCAATCCCAGAGCCAACCTAGGTATATGtgatttccttttcttttcgtttttttgtaatttttaaaaatatatgctggctcttccaagcttggtaatgctagTTGGATAGTGGCTGATGGATAGTatataaatcagatatatcctTCGTAAAACTAATCAATACACCTTCGGGGGGTTAACACATATTTTCCGAAGCAGATTCATgggtgttttatatatatatatatatatatatatatatatatatatatatatataaaaattcagaTTACTGACTAATGGCTGTATGCAATTTCGTGAGAGAGCTCCTGAGAATGCTTATACAGCCGTTGCCGGAAGTCAGTGATTTgagatataattttaaaaatataaatatgtttgttacAGAAACCCATTGATCTCCTTCAGAACACGTTAACCTCCTGGAGGCATATTGCTTAGTTTTACgacacatatatatttagtttatggCGTTTCAAAATCATGGTTACCATCCACCAGCATCACCAAGCttgaagagccaggatacatttttaaaacaacttggactgtgtttgtctgaaagaagtcaTATACGCCTAGGATATCttgtgggtgagtaaatcatggctaattaaaatttttgggtgaactattcctttactgaatttattcatataaaggGCTTCCATTGTAGTCTGTGCGCATTTATTACTGGAGAAGAATCTAGTGTTATTTAGTTATGCACATACGTTTTAGAATTCATGCACATCTTGGCATTTCcatccagcattttttttttcaagagatATCCCCGaatgtgtataaaaatgatacatggcatgaattatacattatactgATGAATAATATGTAGAACAGTTCACATTCTTACTTCTCTCAACCCTACATGAAGGACTATCTGCTGTGGAACAAGCTGGGAGCGACTCTTGCTAA is part of the Puntigrus tetrazona isolate hp1 chromosome 16, ASM1883169v1, whole genome shotgun sequence genome and encodes:
- the pex5 gene encoding peroxisomal biogenesis factor 5 isoform X2, with amino-acid sequence MAMRELVEAECGGANPLMKLTGHMTQEGGAWRHRSTPTIPPTPIEIATEEELVSEFLQAPQRPPHSFDMGQLLEEMQQIDQQSYRQAPQRAPDVAALALSGDWAAEFLSSADSAASSGQAGLDPADADWTREFINEVADPGRWAEEYLEQSEEKLWLGDLGEREQDKEWTQEYQSGEELRQTANELLAKVDDPKLQNTEFLRFIRQIGEGSVTVEDRAGKENTDKAQAKEAQHWASSINQVSAESAESWVDEFTAYGPDFQQAKAAVESDVDFWEKLQQEWEEMAKRDAEAHPWLSDFDQMLSSSYDKGYQFEEDNPYLSHDDPFAEGVKRMEAGDIPGAVRLFESAVQREPENQLAWQYLGTCQAENEQEFAAISALRRCIELKKDNLTALMALAVSFTNESLHRQACETLRDWLRHNPKYRPILEQHEREKERESAREREKERERFGSLLPEALFNEVQTLFLNAAAADPTQVDPELQCGLGVLFNLSGEYDKAVDCFSAALSVMPQDYLLWNKLGATLANGNRSEEAVAAYRRALELQPGFVRSRYNLGISCVNLGAHREAVEHFLEALSLQRQAAGDGEGGAGRGPGAAATVMSDNIWSTLRMALSMMGESSLYSAADRRDLDTLLAHFCQREGETE
- the pex5 gene encoding peroxisomal biogenesis factor 5 isoform X3; this translates as MAMRELVEAECGGANPLMKLTGHMTQEGGAWRHRSTPTIPPTPIEIATEEELVSEFLQAPQRPPHSFDMGQLLEEMQQIDQQSYRQAPQRAPDVAALALSGDWAAEFLSSADSAASSGQAGLDPADADWTREFINEVADPGRWAEEYLEQSEEKLWLGDLGEREQDKEWTQEYQSGEELRQTANELLAKVDDPKLQNTEVSAESAESWVDEFTAYGPDFQQAKAAVESDVDFWEKLQQEWEEMAKRDAEAHPWLSDFDQMLSSSYDKGYQFEEDNPYLSHDDPFAEGVKRMEAGDIPGAVRLFESAVQREPENQLAWQYLGTCQAENEQEFAAISALRRCIELKKDNLTALMALAVSFTNESLHRQACETLRDWLRHNPKYRPILEQHEREKERESAREREKERERFGSLLPEALFNEVQTLFLNAAAADPTQVDPELQCGLGVLFNLSGEYDKAVDCFSAALSVMPQDYLLWNKLGATLANGNRSEEAVAAYRRALELQPGFVRSRYNLGISCVNLGAHREAVEHFLEALSLQRQAAGDGEGGAGRGPGAAATVMSDNIWSTLRMALSMMGESSLYSAADRRDLDTLLAHFCQREGETE
- the pex5 gene encoding peroxisomal biogenesis factor 5 isoform X1, with protein sequence MAMRELVEAECGGANPLMKLTGHMTQEGGAWRHRSTPTIPPTPIEIATEEELVSEFLQAPQRPPHSFDMGQLLEEMQQIDQQSYRQAPQRAPDVAALALSGDWAAEFLSSADSAASSGQAGLDPADADWTREFINEVADPGRWAEEYLEQSEEKLWLGDLGEREQDKEWTQEYQSGEELRQTANELLAKVDDPKLQNTEFLRFIRQIGEGSVTVEDRAGKENTDKAQAKEAQHWASSINQFLESGEGTVHVETQEGKEKNDKIKAKQAEQWATIARQVSAESAESWVDEFTAYGPDFQQAKAAVESDVDFWEKLQQEWEEMAKRDAEAHPWLSDFDQMLSSSYDKGYQFEEDNPYLSHDDPFAEGVKRMEAGDIPGAVRLFESAVQREPENQLAWQYLGTCQAENEQEFAAISALRRCIELKKDNLTALMALAVSFTNESLHRQACETLRDWLRHNPKYRPILEQHEREKERESAREREKERERFGSLLPEALFNEVQTLFLNAAAADPTQVDPELQCGLGVLFNLSGEYDKAVDCFSAALSVMPQDYLLWNKLGATLANGNRSEEAVAAYRRALELQPGFVRSRYNLGISCVNLGAHREAVEHFLEALSLQRQAAGDGEGGAGRGPGAAATVMSDNIWSTLRMALSMMGESSLYSAADRRDLDTLLAHFCQREGETE